The Thiomonas sp. FB-Cd genome includes a window with the following:
- the gatA gene encoding Asp-tRNA(Asn)/Glu-tRNA(Gln) amidotransferase subunit GatA has translation MSSRVDIATASLREQAAALQSRSISSLELVQEQLARIAAHAELGAFLHVAEDRARHQAQAADAARAQGGAHATVGPLLGLPIAHKDVFVTRGMPSTAGSKMLAGYMSPFDATVVQRLEAAGTVALGKTNMDEFAMGSSNENSAFGPVRNPWDGQAIPGGSSGGSAASVAARLVAAATGTDTGGSIRQPAAMCGVTGIKPTYGLCSRFGMIAFASSLDQAGPIAQTAWDCAALLEVMAGFDPQDSTSVQRDIPRYTQALEAPTPGADSRRPLAGLRIGLPREWFSEGLADEVVQAVRGALAELEKLGAVLLDIALPRTELAIPAYYIVAPAEASSNLSRFDGVRYGHRARDYRDLTELYAASRAEGFGPEVKRRILMGTYVLSHGYYDAYYLQAQKIRQLIAEDFLAAFARCDIIAGPVSPTVAWNLGEKADPLANYLADIYTLPASLAGLPAMAVPAGFGLGAHARRPVGLQLVGPHFAEQRLLHAAHQFQQATDWHARAPHL, from the coding sequence ATGAGCAGCAGGGTCGACATCGCCACAGCCAGCCTGCGCGAGCAAGCTGCTGCGCTGCAGTCGCGCAGCATTTCAAGCTTGGAGCTTGTGCAGGAGCAATTGGCCCGCATCGCAGCGCACGCCGAACTCGGCGCCTTTCTCCACGTGGCCGAGGACCGCGCACGGCACCAGGCGCAAGCTGCCGACGCGGCGCGCGCTCAGGGCGGCGCGCACGCAACGGTGGGCCCGCTGCTTGGGCTGCCCATTGCCCATAAAGACGTGTTTGTCACGCGCGGCATGCCGTCGACGGCAGGCAGCAAGATGCTCGCTGGCTACATGAGCCCGTTCGACGCCACCGTCGTGCAGCGGCTTGAGGCTGCCGGCACGGTGGCGCTGGGCAAGACGAACATGGATGAGTTCGCCATGGGTTCGTCCAACGAGAATTCCGCCTTCGGTCCTGTGCGCAACCCCTGGGATGGACAGGCCATACCCGGCGGTTCCTCGGGCGGCTCGGCCGCATCGGTGGCTGCCCGCCTCGTTGCCGCCGCCACCGGCACCGACACGGGCGGCTCGATCCGGCAGCCCGCGGCCATGTGCGGCGTCACCGGCATCAAGCCCACTTACGGCTTGTGCTCGCGCTTTGGCATGATCGCGTTTGCCTCCAGCCTCGACCAGGCCGGCCCCATCGCACAGACCGCATGGGACTGCGCTGCGCTGCTGGAAGTCATGGCCGGTTTCGACCCCCAGGATTCCACAAGCGTGCAGCGGGACATCCCTCGCTACACGCAGGCGCTCGAGGCGCCAACGCCTGGTGCCGATTCGCGGCGGCCGCTGGCGGGCCTTCGCATTGGTCTGCCGCGCGAGTGGTTCTCCGAAGGCCTGGCCGACGAGGTGGTTCAGGCCGTGCGCGGGGCCCTGGCCGAGCTGGAAAAGCTCGGCGCCGTGCTGCTGGACATCGCGCTGCCGCGCACCGAACTGGCCATCCCCGCGTACTACATCGTTGCCCCAGCCGAGGCCTCGAGCAACCTCTCACGCTTTGACGGCGTGCGCTATGGCCACCGCGCCCGCGACTACCGCGATCTGACCGAGCTTTACGCAGCCAGCCGTGCCGAGGGGTTCGGCCCGGAGGTCAAGCGGCGCATCCTCATGGGCACGTACGTGCTCTCCCACGGCTATTACGACGCCTACTACCTGCAGGCACAAAAGATCCGCCAGCTCATCGCCGAGGACTTTCTCGCTGCGTTCGCGCGTTGCGACATCATCGCCGGGCCCGTGTCGCCCACGGTGGCGTGGAACCTGGGCGAAAAGGCCGACCCGCTTGCCAATTATCTTGCCGACATCTACACGCTTCCGGCGAGCCTGGCTGGCCTTCCTGCCATGGCGGTCCCAGCCGGCTTCGGCCTTGGCGCGCACGCCCGCCGACCGGTGGGCCTGCAGCTTGTCGGCCCGCATTTTGCCGAGCAGCGCCTTTTGCATGCCGCGCACCAGTTCCAGCAAGCCACGGACTGGCATGCCCGCGCGCCCCACCTCTGA
- the gatB gene encoding Asp-tRNA(Asn)/Glu-tRNA(Gln) amidotransferase subunit GatB, which translates to MSNTWEIVIGLETHVQLSTASKMFSNAPTAFGAAPNTQASVVDLALPGALPVANRAAVERAIRLGLAVDASIAPMSIFARKNYFYPDLPKGYQISQFEIPVVQGGMVSFLFDGQLRRVQLTRAHLEEDAGKSVHGINYEGRDATGIDLNRAGTPLLEVVTEPVMRSAAEAAAYARALHALVVWLDICDGNLQEGSFRCDANVSVRRPGESLGTRCEIKNLNSFRFLERAITVEAHRQIDLIEDGGTVVQETRLFDPDRDETRTMRTKEDSHDYRYFPDPDLPPLVIAPHWIDEVRRGLPELPRQMAERFMRDYALAAVDAAYLTQSRMHAAYFESCAATCGQPKLAANWIMGELAAQLNRAELELDASPVSAQQLGRLVARVHDGTLSGKTAREVFAALWAGEPDVDRVIESRGLRQISDAGAIAEAVAAVLAANPKNVEEYKSGKAKALNALVGQVMKATGGLANPQQVGEALRAAIDG; encoded by the coding sequence ATGTCCAACACCTGGGAAATCGTCATCGGCCTGGAAACGCACGTGCAGCTGTCCACGGCGTCCAAGATGTTCTCCAATGCGCCCACGGCATTTGGCGCTGCGCCCAACACCCAGGCAAGCGTCGTGGACCTGGCCCTGCCCGGGGCACTGCCCGTGGCCAACCGCGCCGCCGTGGAGCGCGCGATTCGCCTGGGACTGGCCGTCGACGCCAGCATCGCGCCCATGTCGATTTTCGCGCGTAAAAACTACTTCTATCCGGATCTTCCCAAGGGCTACCAGATCAGCCAGTTCGAGATTCCCGTAGTGCAAGGCGGCATGGTGTCGTTCTTGTTCGACGGGCAGCTGCGTCGCGTGCAACTCACTCGTGCACATCTGGAAGAGGATGCGGGCAAGTCCGTGCACGGCATCAACTACGAAGGCCGTGACGCCACCGGCATCGACCTGAATCGCGCCGGCACGCCGCTGCTGGAGGTGGTCACCGAGCCGGTCATGCGCTCGGCGGCCGAAGCGGCCGCTTACGCCCGCGCGTTGCACGCGCTCGTGGTCTGGCTGGACATCTGCGACGGCAATCTGCAAGAGGGATCATTCCGCTGCGACGCCAATGTCTCCGTTCGTCGCCCCGGCGAGTCGCTGGGCACGCGCTGCGAGATCAAGAATCTCAACAGCTTTCGCTTCCTCGAGCGTGCCATCACCGTCGAGGCGCACCGCCAGATCGATCTCATCGAAGACGGCGGCACCGTCGTGCAGGAGACACGCCTGTTCGATCCCGATCGCGATGAGACGCGCACCATGCGCACCAAGGAAGACTCACACGATTACCGCTACTTTCCCGACCCCGACCTGCCACCACTGGTGATCGCGCCGCACTGGATTGACGAGGTGCGGCGTGGCCTGCCCGAGTTGCCCCGGCAGATGGCCGAGCGCTTCATGCGTGACTACGCGCTTGCCGCGGTGGATGCAGCCTATCTCACGCAATCGCGGATGCACGCCGCCTACTTCGAATCCTGCGCCGCGACGTGTGGCCAGCCCAAGCTGGCCGCCAACTGGATCATGGGCGAGCTGGCGGCGCAGCTCAACCGGGCCGAACTCGAGCTCGATGCCTCGCCCGTGAGCGCGCAGCAACTCGGCCGCCTCGTGGCTCGCGTGCATGACGGCACGCTGTCAGGCAAAACGGCGCGCGAGGTTTTTGCCGCGTTATGGGCGGGTGAACCCGATGTGGACCGCGTCATCGAATCGCGCGGGTTGCGCCAGATCAGCGACGCCGGCGCGATCGCCGAGGCGGTGGCGGCAGTCCTCGCAGCCAATCCGAAGAACGTCGAAGAATACAAGAGCGGCAAGGCCAAGGCGCTCAACGCCCTGGTGGGCCAGGTGATGAAAGCCACCGGCGGACTTGCCAATCCCCAACAGGTGGGTGAGGCGCTGCGCGCGGCGATCGATGGCTGA
- a CDS encoding exodeoxyribonuclease III, with the protein MNPTPLRVTSLNVNGIRSALSKGVDVWLREQARPDWLCVQELKALESDMHDGLRALGGLRGAFHHAQKPGYSGVGLYFRHEPDDLRIGFGNAEFDAEGRYVEARYRLADGMRLAMVSVYFPSGSSSDARQQAKFRFLAVFEEHMRALQSQGEVILCGDVNIAHKEIDLKNWKGNLKHSGFLPEERAWMTHVLDDLGWVDVFRTLNPLPDQYTWWSNRGQARAKNVGWRIDYQLATPGVAALAQRGSESIYTAARFSDHAPLSISYDLRF; encoded by the coding sequence ATGAACCCAACTCCACTGCGTGTCACATCCCTGAACGTGAATGGCATCCGCTCCGCATTGAGCAAAGGGGTCGATGTCTGGCTGCGCGAACAGGCGCGCCCGGACTGGCTTTGCGTGCAGGAGCTCAAGGCGCTGGAATCCGACATGCATGACGGCTTGCGGGCCCTGGGCGGGCTGCGCGGCGCTTTTCACCACGCACAAAAGCCTGGCTACAGCGGCGTGGGCCTGTACTTCCGGCACGAACCCGATGACCTGCGCATCGGCTTTGGCAACGCCGAGTTCGACGCGGAAGGCCGCTATGTCGAGGCGCGCTACCGCTTGGCTGACGGCATGCGCCTGGCCATGGTCTCGGTGTATTTCCCCTCCGGGTCGAGCTCGGACGCGCGCCAGCAAGCCAAATTCCGTTTCCTCGCCGTATTTGAAGAGCACATGCGGGCGCTGCAAAGCCAAGGCGAAGTGATTCTGTGCGGCGATGTGAACATTGCGCACAAGGAAATTGACCTGAAAAACTGGAAAGGCAATCTCAAGCACAGCGGCTTCCTGCCCGAGGAGCGCGCCTGGATGACCCATGTGCTTGACGACCTGGGTTGGGTGGACGTCTTTCGCACGCTCAATCCGCTGCCGGATCAATACACCTGGTGGAGCAACCGCGGCCAGGCTCGGGCCAAGAACGTGGGCTGGCGTATCGACTACCAGCTCGCCACCCCGGGCGTGGCGGCGTTGGCGCAACGCGGCAGCGAGTCGATCTACACTGCTGCGCGCTTTTCCGACCACGCCCCTCTGTCCATCAGCTATGACCTGCGGTTTTGA
- a CDS encoding tetratricopeptide repeat protein, translating to MNPVSVMPEDVKQLAASGDVAAQEWLADFLRNANQHSEAAHWYTKAAEQGSATAQYNLGWAYFHGRGVALDYEQAREWWRRAAEQGLARALGSIGLLFEHGHGVAQCFEQAARWYQAGCERDDAPSHWFLGRLYASGLGVPADRAKAIEHFRRAAEHSHRSAQYSLAMALLEMGTPDAAREAVEWLQKAAAHEHAPSQYSLGLVYLEGGVVAQDPQMAAQWIQRAASGGHADAQFALGVLYYKGQGVLQDAEKAAQWWVRAKEQGHVRARHNLHLMNVQPSSSLSGITLHEVDTPGADAQYWEKTAA from the coding sequence ATGAACCCCGTATCCGTGATGCCCGAAGACGTCAAGCAGCTTGCTGCATCGGGAGACGTTGCTGCGCAGGAGTGGCTCGCCGACTTTCTGCGCAATGCGAACCAGCATTCGGAAGCGGCGCACTGGTACACCAAGGCCGCCGAGCAAGGATCCGCCACGGCGCAATACAACCTGGGCTGGGCGTATTTTCATGGTCGCGGGGTCGCGCTTGATTACGAGCAGGCCCGCGAATGGTGGAGGCGCGCAGCAGAGCAGGGTCTGGCGCGGGCACTGGGGTCCATCGGACTTTTGTTCGAACACGGCCACGGCGTTGCGCAATGCTTCGAGCAAGCCGCGCGCTGGTATCAGGCGGGCTGCGAGCGTGATGACGCGCCCAGCCACTGGTTTCTTGGGCGTCTTTATGCAAGTGGGCTCGGCGTGCCCGCCGATCGCGCCAAGGCCATTGAGCATTTCCGACGCGCCGCCGAGCACTCGCATCGGTCCGCCCAGTACAGCCTCGCCATGGCCCTGCTCGAGATGGGCACGCCGGATGCGGCGCGGGAGGCGGTGGAGTGGCTCCAGAAGGCCGCAGCCCATGAACATGCGCCGTCGCAATACAGCCTCGGCCTGGTCTATCTGGAGGGGGGCGTCGTGGCTCAGGACCCCCAGATGGCGGCGCAATGGATCCAGCGCGCCGCATCTGGCGGGCATGCTGATGCGCAATTTGCCCTTGGCGTGCTGTACTACAAGGGCCAGGGGGTCTTGCAGGATGCCGAGAAAGCAGCTCAGTGGTGGGTGCGCGCCAAGGAGCAAGGCCACGTCCGCGCACGACACAATCTGCATTTGATGAACGTTCAGCCATCGAGTTCGTTGTCGGGCATCACGTTACACGAGGTGGATACGCCGGGTGCCGATGCCCAGTATTGGGAGAAGACTGCGGCATGA
- a CDS encoding FimV family protein: protein MNPATHPLGRSLVAALLTLSFGSAHALTLGPIRVLSHLGQPLSARIPVLSLSDPEGQTLLAQMASPYAYRQAGLQADPVLPFIRVTLANDRQGHPYIHLATQRPVWSPYLDLMITLAWQETLPQGPTLHLSRDYTILLDPPTEGVAPLQESGASTQHDAPPDASGANQDAATSSAKPLPAQAMPVAPAKAVPASVQPLTVRRGDTLWGVAHRLAGSNESMTTKMADAIWRSNPQAFVAHDPNLLRVGSHLRIPDAAQVRAATPLPERPTRPFEGRAQIASGQGQPVKDAPVLRMSDAIFDIHAAPPAPALTTAAASTADLAHRLALAKAQVRQAEIAYEQAQARLQALRAQGGASKPMAATAMTASPVAVATRTPKQANQQRGADVPHPQPHAPAQPRSLLWRWLAGAALLATAIMLLWLDWRRRARKQPASWAPIPPGAHALDADPRKLFGSPISPARMLETERNLAQLQTAPGPQVQPPSDVWEPLEPTTIATDDEPDPLTEAEFYVLHDRPHQALELLRDAVARHPEHVPAHLKILEILGSLHDHVGFEEYAKGLRDRFGPDVSSKIQMLQDRLTVPASARNGAPDSGKAPQSISQPRPGAGRATDSLPALDLDLSSDFLGTAPHPDPQ, encoded by the coding sequence ATGAATCCAGCCACGCATCCACTTGGGCGCAGCCTGGTCGCCGCGCTGCTGACCCTGTCGTTTGGGTCCGCGCACGCGCTCACTTTAGGACCCATCAGGGTCCTGTCCCATCTTGGCCAGCCCTTGTCGGCGCGCATCCCCGTGCTTTCCCTGAGCGACCCGGAGGGCCAGACCTTGCTGGCCCAGATGGCATCGCCCTACGCCTACCGTCAGGCCGGATTGCAGGCGGACCCAGTTTTGCCTTTCATACGCGTCACCCTCGCAAATGACCGCCAAGGCCATCCGTACATTCATCTTGCAACGCAGCGACCCGTGTGGTCGCCCTATTTGGACTTGATGATCACGCTCGCCTGGCAGGAGACGCTTCCACAAGGCCCAACGCTGCACTTGAGTCGCGATTACACCATCTTGCTCGACCCCCCGACGGAAGGGGTGGCCCCCCTGCAGGAGTCTGGCGCAAGCACTCAGCATGACGCGCCCCCCGACGCCAGCGGGGCAAACCAAGACGCAGCCACATCGTCTGCGAAGCCGCTGCCTGCACAAGCGATGCCCGTTGCCCCGGCCAAAGCGGTCCCTGCGTCGGTCCAACCCCTGACCGTTCGACGCGGCGACACCCTTTGGGGCGTCGCACATCGCCTTGCCGGCTCAAACGAGTCCATGACGACAAAGATGGCTGATGCGATCTGGCGCTCGAACCCTCAGGCCTTTGTCGCCCACGACCCGAACCTGCTGCGCGTGGGCAGTCACCTTCGCATACCGGACGCCGCCCAGGTGCGCGCGGCCACACCGCTGCCCGAGCGTCCGACTCGGCCCTTCGAGGGCCGAGCGCAAATTGCATCGGGTCAGGGTCAGCCCGTGAAAGACGCGCCGGTTCTGCGCATGAGCGACGCCATATTCGACATTCATGCGGCGCCACCAGCACCGGCCTTGACCACTGCCGCGGCTTCAACTGCCGACCTTGCGCATCGCCTCGCCCTTGCTAAGGCACAGGTCCGTCAAGCCGAGATCGCCTATGAGCAAGCGCAAGCCCGGCTCCAGGCGCTCCGGGCACAGGGCGGGGCGTCGAAGCCCATGGCCGCCACGGCCATGACCGCGAGCCCAGTGGCGGTGGCAACGCGCACCCCGAAACAGGCAAACCAACAGCGCGGCGCCGACGTACCCCATCCCCAGCCGCATGCGCCCGCCCAACCGCGCTCCCTGCTCTGGCGATGGTTGGCTGGCGCGGCGCTCCTTGCGACAGCGATCATGCTGCTCTGGCTTGACTGGCGCCGGCGGGCGCGCAAACAACCAGCCTCCTGGGCTCCGATCCCGCCAGGGGCTCACGCCCTCGACGCGGATCCGCGAAAGCTGTTCGGCTCACCCATCTCCCCGGCCCGCATGCTCGAGACCGAGAGAAATCTTGCGCAGCTTCAAACAGCCCCTGGCCCTCAAGTGCAGCCTCCGAGCGACGTTTGGGAGCCCCTGGAGCCAACTACCATCGCAACGGATGACGAGCCGGACCCTTTGACGGAAGCTGAGTTCTATGTCCTGCATGACCGCCCACATCAGGCACTGGAGCTCCTGCGGGACGCTGTCGCGCGCCACCCGGAGCATGTGCCCGCACATCTGAAGATCCTGGAGATCCTGGGCAGCTTGCACGATCACGTCGGATTTGAGGAATACGCCAAAGGCCTGCGGGACCGCTTTGGGCCGGACGTTTCATCCAAAATCCAAATGCTGCAGGACCGCCTCACGGTGCCAGCCTCAGCCAGGAACGGCGCGCCCGATTCAGGCAAGGCGCCCCAATCCATCTCGCAGCCACGGCCCGGAGCCGGTCGCGCAACGGACTCGCTGCCAGCGCTCGATCTGGATCTGTCCTCTGATTTTCTGGGCACAGCGCCGCACCCCGATCCGCAGTGA
- a CDS encoding glutathione S-transferase family protein → MMTLYDCATAPSPRRARILLAEKGIAHDTVEIDLRNQEQLGAAFRQVNPQCTVPVLRTDEGLVLTDNAAIAAYLEARFPQPPLLGETPAEKAEIASWNWRVEFEGFLAIAEALRNSSPAMAHRALPGPVDYAQIPELAERGIARVQQFLITLNERLDSRDFIAADRFSIADITAVVAVDFARIIKIKPGEQHPHVQRWRQAMAQRASMSI, encoded by the coding sequence ATGATGACGCTCTACGACTGCGCCACGGCCCCGAGCCCGCGCCGCGCACGCATATTGCTTGCCGAGAAAGGCATTGCACACGATACGGTCGAGATCGACCTCAGGAATCAAGAGCAGCTGGGCGCGGCCTTCCGACAGGTAAACCCGCAATGCACCGTGCCGGTGCTGCGCACCGACGAAGGGCTGGTGCTCACGGACAATGCCGCGATCGCGGCTTACCTGGAGGCCCGCTTCCCGCAGCCGCCCTTGCTGGGCGAGACACCGGCCGAGAAGGCCGAGATCGCGAGCTGGAACTGGCGCGTCGAGTTCGAGGGCTTTCTCGCCATCGCCGAAGCGTTACGCAACAGCTCGCCTGCCATGGCTCATCGGGCGCTGCCCGGGCCGGTGGACTATGCGCAGATCCCGGAACTTGCCGAGCGTGGCATCGCAAGGGTGCAGCAGTTTCTCATCACGCTCAATGAGCGTCTGGACAGCCGCGACTTTATCGCCGCCGATCGATTCAGCATTGCGGACATCACGGCGGTCGTGGCCGTTGACTTCGCGCGCATCATCAAAATCAAACCCGGCGAGCAGCACCCGCACGTGCAGCGCTGGCGGCAGGCCATGGCGCAGCGAGCCTCGATGTCGATCTAA
- the yghU gene encoding glutathione-dependent disulfide-bond oxidoreductase: protein MTDTSPYTPPPIWSWNKENGGRFANINRPIAGATHDKQLPQGHHPMQLYSLATPNGVKVTVMLEELLALGHRGAEYDAWLIRINEGEQFGSGFVAVNPNSKIPALLDCGGPEPIRVFESGAILLYLAEKFGALLPVEQPARAECLSWLFWQMGSAPFLGGGFGHFYAYAPTKIEYAIDRYAMEVKRQLDVLDRRLAQSTYLAGDEYSIADIAVWPWYGALVKGLLYEAGQFLQVQTYTNVVRWTDLIAQRPAVQRGRMVNRTWGEPSSQLHERHDAGDFDTRTQDKLDAAR from the coding sequence ATGACCGACACGTCGCCCTACACGCCGCCACCCATCTGGTCCTGGAACAAAGAGAACGGCGGCCGCTTTGCAAACATCAACCGCCCCATTGCCGGCGCCACGCACGACAAGCAGCTGCCGCAGGGGCATCATCCCATGCAGCTCTACTCGCTGGCCACCCCAAACGGTGTGAAGGTCACCGTGATGCTCGAAGAGTTGCTCGCCCTGGGGCACCGCGGGGCCGAGTACGACGCATGGCTGATCCGCATCAACGAGGGCGAACAATTTGGCAGTGGCTTCGTCGCAGTCAACCCGAACTCCAAAATCCCGGCCCTGCTTGACTGCGGCGGCCCAGAGCCGATCCGCGTGTTCGAGTCCGGTGCAATCCTGCTGTACCTGGCGGAAAAATTCGGCGCCCTGCTGCCGGTCGAGCAGCCCGCACGCGCCGAATGCCTGTCGTGGCTGTTCTGGCAGATGGGAAGCGCGCCGTTCCTCGGGGGCGGGTTTGGGCATTTCTACGCCTATGCGCCGACGAAGATCGAATACGCCATCGACCGGTATGCGATGGAGGTCAAACGTCAACTCGACGTGCTTGACCGGCGTCTGGCCCAAAGCACGTATCTGGCTGGGGACGAATACTCCATTGCTGATATTGCCGTTTGGCCTTGGTATGGCGCACTGGTTAAAGGTCTGCTTTACGAAGCGGGGCAGTTTCTGCAGGTCCAGACCTACACCAATGTGGTGCGCTGGACCGACCTGATCGCCCAGCGCCCTGCCGTGCAGCGCGGGCGCATGGTCAACCGCACCTGGGGTGAACCATCCAGTCAACTGCACGAGCGCCATGACGCCGGCGACTTTGATACCCGGACCCAGGACAAACTGGATGCGGCGCGCTGA
- a CDS encoding MFS transporter, whose translation MSVISPKGNASDLSRRRMASAVAFSCLGWAFDLFDLFILLYVAPTLGKVFFDSSQQMSSLVGVYAAFAATLLMRPVGGYLFGHYADRNGRKRAMAIAAIGVGVATALMGTIPTVESIGIAAPMAFIALRLIQGVFMGGMVASTHTIGTESIAAKWRGLASGIISGGGSGLGKLLASLVFLLVTWIFPGHAFQVWGWRFMFFSGLLSALLGLLVFTKLEESPMWDELQKGKLGAATEEKPPLRSLIQGGFLGAVVISIILTMAGGGLSYLTSGYLPTFMRLVNHVPPQKLGIILSISAIAVIVFSVIAGYLTDIIGRKTGVVLFGLLSLIAIPALYLRLAHTTAVIDIGLLSVLLSGTGALCYAPLLIILNERFPTKIRSSGTAISWNIGFALGGSMPIVVSFVSKAASDLPLSLVISTAALSSMYLLAVHFTPETREYMH comes from the coding sequence GTGAGTGTAATTTCGCCGAAAGGGAATGCATCGGATCTCAGCCGACGGCGGATGGCATCTGCCGTCGCATTTTCCTGCCTCGGTTGGGCATTTGACCTGTTCGACTTGTTTATTTTGCTCTACGTCGCGCCAACGCTCGGAAAAGTCTTCTTTGATTCATCGCAGCAAATGTCTTCATTGGTGGGCGTTTATGCTGCATTCGCGGCAACACTTTTGATGCGTCCCGTTGGTGGTTATCTCTTCGGGCACTATGCGGATCGCAACGGTCGCAAACGGGCCATGGCAATCGCCGCCATAGGGGTTGGCGTCGCGACTGCTCTCATGGGGACCATCCCGACCGTCGAATCGATCGGCATTGCAGCGCCCATGGCCTTCATCGCTTTGCGTCTCATCCAGGGGGTCTTCATGGGAGGGATGGTTGCCTCCACGCACACAATCGGTACGGAATCGATTGCCGCAAAATGGCGGGGATTGGCATCGGGGATCATATCCGGTGGTGGATCGGGGCTTGGAAAACTGTTGGCCTCCCTCGTCTTTCTCCTCGTGACCTGGATTTTCCCGGGACATGCGTTTCAAGTCTGGGGCTGGCGATTCATGTTCTTCTCCGGGCTGCTGAGCGCATTGCTGGGATTGTTGGTCTTCACCAAGCTGGAGGAGTCACCCATGTGGGATGAGCTGCAAAAGGGAAAACTCGGCGCCGCAACCGAAGAAAAACCGCCTCTACGCTCCTTGATCCAGGGTGGATTTCTCGGCGCCGTGGTCATCAGCATCATCTTGACCATGGCAGGCGGAGGTCTCTCGTATTTAACGTCGGGTTACTTGCCGACGTTCATGCGCCTGGTCAATCATGTGCCGCCGCAAAAGCTTGGCATCATATTAAGCATCTCGGCGATTGCCGTGATTGTTTTTTCCGTGATTGCCGGTTATCTCACGGACATCATTGGACGAAAAACGGGCGTTGTTCTATTTGGGCTGCTCTCCCTCATCGCCATCCCGGCGCTTTATTTGCGGCTGGCTCACACAACAGCAGTGATCGATATTGGTTTACTGTCGGTCCTCTTGAGCGGCACCGGTGCCTTGTGTTATGCGCCTCTCCTGATCATATTGAACGAGCGGTTCCCCACGAAAATCCGCTCAAGCGGCACGGCAATATCCTGGAACATCGGTTTTGCCTTGGGCGGCTCCATGCCCATTGTTGTGTCGTTCGTGTCAAAAGCCGCCAGCGATCTCCCCTTAAGTCTGGTCATATCCACCGCAGCCCTCAGTTCGATGTACCTTCTCGCCGTTCATTTCACGCCGGAAACGCGCGAATACATGCATTAG